The following DNA comes from Triticum aestivum cultivar Chinese Spring chromosome 3D, IWGSC CS RefSeq v2.1, whole genome shotgun sequence.
tcctgctatttaatattgcTGTGTTTNNNNNNNNNNNNNNNNNNNNNNNNNNNNNNNNNNNNNNNNNNNNNNNNNNNNNNNNNNNNNNNNNNNNNNNNNNNNNNNNNNNNNNNNNNNNNNNNNNNNNNNNNNNNNNNNNNNNNNNNNNNNNNNNNNNNNNNNNNNNNNNNNNNNNNNNNNNNNNNNNNNNNNNNNNNNNNNNNNNNNNNNNNNNNNNNNNNNNNNNNNNNNNNNNNNNNNNNNNNNNNNNNNNNNNNNNNNNNNNNNNNNNNNNNNNNNNNNNNNNNNNNNNNNNNNNNNNNNNNNNNNNNNNNNNNNNNNNNNNNNNNNNNNNNNNNNNNNNNNNNNNNNNNNNNNNNNNNNNNNNNNNNNNNNNNNNNNNNNNNNNNNNNNNNNNNNNNNNNNNNNNNNNNNNNNNNNNNNNNNNtgctatttttatttattttattatagtttatttattttactttattaaagtttatcttgtttctacttatttattaaagtttttctgtttctacttatttattttattttgtttctacttatttattttcttttctttttgcttttttacttattttatgaaaattctttttgcttttaatgttttacacacaaaagccctctcccctggctggttcattggtcccggttcgtggcctgACCCGGTACTAAAGACATCCCTTTGGTCCCGgctcaggccaccaaccgggaccaatggtggtgggccaggagcgcgacccattggtcccggttcgtcccaccaaccgggaccaaaggggccagacgaaccgggaccaatgcccccacgacgcccggcaggccccctggcctcacgaaccgggaccaatgggcccatgggtcccggttcgtgactgaatcgggactaatgggcttacctggcccgaacgaaagccctgttttctactattGTACAGTGCACCTTCAACCGAGAGGTACCAGGTTCCGTGACGATGCTCTCAAGAGTGTGATGACGCCGAGCCAAAGAGACGGACTACCCGGAACCCTGGCACCATGAGGGGACACATAGCAACTCCCACATAGGAAAGTGACACCCGTAGGTGCTGCCGTTGCCGGCGCTGGAGCGCAGAGCTTTCGCTGGGACCATACAACTGTCGCCCACATACTCAAAGTTACCAACCCAGCATGGAAAGGTGGGGGGTTGGGGAGGGCATGACTGCCCACGACAGGCCTCCAAATTCCTCCAAATTCAGAACAAGGGATCGCAACCGCCAAAAGTCACCCGCCACCCTCCCCTTGCTATCCTCATACCCAAGAGGAGACGCCACCATTGCTACCACAATGCCCACCACAGAGCCAACCGTGCAGACACACCACTAGGACCGCGGCCCCGACATCCAAGATAGACACACCGTCGCTATCAAGGAAACAGGTCGCTGAAGCACCGACATTGACACGAGCTACAGATGAGTCGAATTGCGGTATTGAAATGCAACCACGGTGAGGAGCGGCCAAATCTAGATCCGCTCCATGTGCGAAGGGACCCGAATACGAGCGACCATCATCAGTAGGGTAGCCCGAAGATGGGCCGCCGGAGAAGCAAACTACTAAAAGGACATTTTGTTAATTAAATTTAAGTTTAAAATTTGCCACAAAATACAAAGAGAACTGATAAACCAGTACGGAGGTAATAGCAGGGCTGAGCAAAAGACAGACCTCGTCCAGTCGGCGACGCGGCCCGTCGCTTGCGGAAGCCACACGCGGCGAACGAGCGTTGTGTCCTCGAATCttgaataaaaaaatcaaaatCTTAGAAatataaaactacttttatttTAGAACAAAGTTAGCGGTATACTCCTAACGAGAAGAAGTCAGTGCTGTATGAAAGGTCAAAGTACTGCGAAAACAAATGCTCCTTCAATAATTGAGTTCTCCACCCACAACAACACCCACGCGCTCTGTTCCTCCTTTGTGCGGACAGGGATGAGAATGAACATATCTAGATCTGCATTTTGATCCCACCACCCCCACACACGCATCCCAACATTTGACGGTGAGACTGACGCCCTCTtaggagcagcaggaggagccatggCGCACCTTGGGGGGCTAATCGCTTCTGCTCTCCTCAAGGTGGTGGGGGATCAGATCGGCTCCGTGCTCGGCGGCCAGATCAAGCTGCATCGCAACTTCGACAAGGACCTGCGCACGATGAAGGAGACACTGGAGTGCGTCGAGGCGGTGCTGCTGGACGCCGAGAGGCGGGCCATCACCGACAACGAGGTCCGCCTGTGGCTGAAGCGGCTCAAGGACGCCATGTACGCCATCTCCGACATGCTTGATGATTCCGAAGCAGGGGAGGTAACTCTAACTCCAGGCCCTCTTCTTTGTTCTTTGCTATAATATCTTATTGTCAAACTTGTTTTAACTAGTATCTGTTTGTGTACGCGAAGGTAACTAGCAGCCTATTATGTACTGTAAGTATGGTActaaattagtttaaaaaataacTAAAGCAcctatgttatgatgattttttcTTGGAAGCTTTGAATGCGTGATTTTGGTAGCACAACGATTTTCTTTATGACAAGCCAAAGTCTTTACTTTCAAGCTAGGAACATTGTTTATGAAGTGTTGTAAAATACTTTAGATCATTGAAGTTCCTCCTTCTCAGTCTCATTTCAGGTAAGAAAGCAAGAAGAGTCAAAATGTACTCTTTAGAGGTTCTTTGCAGATTTCTTCACATTCTAATTGTTCTTGTACTCCCTCCCGCAAAAAGTGTGTTCTGGTACTCTAGAAAAATAATTGAGCGCACCACAGGAGGAGGCAGGAAGGCCCCATCTGGACCGAGCcaaagctggaggcggcgtcggagATGACCCCCCTATTGGGTGTCGGCATCTTTTTCTTAACTGGGGAACTTCGCAAAATAAATTGCTCATCTGGTCATATAGTTATACCATTCGCTGCGCATTGTATAACAGAATCTATCTTCATCTTGGTCCCTAACAGTGAGGATTGGTACAGTCTTTACAGTACTACTTAAAAAAAAGGTTATGATAGACAATAATGCAGCTAGGCTGGTAGCATGGACATGCTCATTTACCGAGACACTTCCAAACATTTAGCAAAGTACTAACAGATCAACGGAAATATCTCTTACAGGTCTCCCGCAGGAAGAAATTGGCTGCTGTGGTCCCTTTTCTCACAACTGTTCACAAGATTAAAATGGCTAATAAGATGAAGACGATGAGAGAGCATGTGGCGGAGATCACAGCTCAACACAAGGCCTTCAACTTAATGCCAGGGGCTGGTGCCAATAAGCAGAAAGTTACCGATACACGTGTAACAACATCATCGACCCTGCAGGCACAGATCATTGGGAGGACTGATGAGGAAGAGAAAATACTGGCTTCTGTATCTAAGGGCATCACAGAACAAATCACCTTTCTTCCTATATATGGTATTGGGGGCCTTGGCAAGACAACCATGGCCAAACTAATCTACAATAATAATTCCCAATTCCAAGACTACTCAAGGGTGTGGGTTTATGTGTCCCAGACATTTGACTTGAACAATATTGGTAATTCTATAATATCACAACTTTCAGGTAATACGAGTCAAGACACTAACAGGGAGATGATACACATTGCTCTTCAAAAGCTGTTTGCTGAAAAGCAGAAGATTCTGATCGTTTTAGATGATTTGTGGGAGGGCAGTGATTTTCTTTTGGATGATCTGAAGGCTATGTTAATGGTTGAGAAGGCAAGCAAGGTGGTTGTTATACTAACCACACGGAATGAAAGCATTGCAAAGAAAATGTCAACCAGACCACACAAATTAGCACCACTGACAAATGACATGTGTTGGACTATAATAAAGCAAAAGAGTGGCTTTGAAGAAAAAGATGACAAAGCTAAGCTGGAGCAGATTGGAATGGACATTGCAATGAAATGTGGAGGTGTGGGTTTAGCAGCTCAATCACTTGGGTACATGTTAAATTCTATGCCAACATCTCCTGAATGGGAGTCAGTGAGAGACAGTGATATTTGGACTCTATCTGCTTCAGACTCGGAAGATACACCTTCAAGACAGGTGATTGCATCCTTGAGGTTAAGTTATAGTTCCAGGCCTTCATATTTGAAACTGTGCTTTGCCTATTGTGCAATCTTTCCAAAAGGTCACAAGATTGTCAAAGATGATCTAATTCGCCAGTGGATTTCTCTTGATTTTATCAAGCCAACCAGAACATCCTCCAGTCATCAGCTCGGCGAGAAATACATTACGGAGCTTTTAGGGCTGTCATTCCTTGAACACTCAAAGTCATCACTGGTTAGTTTCTACATGACTTGTACAATTGAACATTATAGTCTTGTAAGGAAACTCACACAATGCCTATTTCTGTAGTACACATGCACAGTCTGTGATACTGAAATGGCAACAAATTCTGTCTGTGAAAAATGGCAAGATAATATATCAAGGGTTTAGGTGGTTAATTCAGTTTACAACATGCTCCAAAATGCACATCCCATACCACCACACATCCAAGCTCAATAAAAGCACATTCCTGATTATCTTGGCAATTGACTTTATTATGGCATGCAAATAAAAATAAACATATCCTGTAGAAGTAATGGCTAGCGGCGGAAGGTAACTTCCAtatgcaagaaagctaatattcaaaTTTTCATGAAGAAAAGTTGGTCTTATCACCCTTGGGATTCTCTATCTTGCATAAACGTAGCTTCTCGCTTGCTGGGCCTTTTTGCTTATTTCCACTAGCATGATTGATTAGTACAAGTAACTATTTCCTCCCTTCTTTCTCGATGTATGCTCTTCTAAAATGCATACTTAAGATTTGATGTGTAATATGCATAAAAGTATTTTTAATTGCTGTGCACAAGCCAAAGTTAAATGATTATCATGGATTAGGAAGCTGAGTATAACCATTGTCATGCCAGTGAAAATTTGGCTAGAACTCTGACAGGGGCAACTTGCCTAGGATTAAGATATAAGAGTCAATGACATGGGTTTGGAGGCCTCATGACATTTGGAGGGTGGGTTTCAAACTCTGAAGTGCAAGGGAATTTCCCATAATCAAATTTACATTACTTGCAAAAAATGCTACGGTGGCATACTTCCATATATgttctgttatttaaattaaatcgATTGAACCGCATAAGGGCACACAAGGACATACTTTCATCGACATTATAGTATGTACTATATGTGCTAGTGCAAATCTGATATTACTAATTGCTTTTATTGCAGACTGCTAGAGTGCATCCTGACGATGTTACATTATTCACCATGCATGATCTTGTGCATGATCTAGCCAGATCGGTAATGGACGATGAAATTCTCGTCGCTAGCAAAGATGGCAACCTTGGGGGAAGCAACTGCCACTTTGCATTGCTCGATGATTGTAACAAGCGATTGGAGTCACCCAGGATAAGAGCACTCCATTTTATGGACTCTGCTGAAATTGGACTTCATGATGCTGCATTTCCATCTGCTAAGTCCCTACGTGTCTTGGACTTAAGTCAGTGTTGCGTACATAAGTTGCCAGATTCTATTGATCGATCAAAACGGTTGAGGTATCTTAACGCTCCCAGAATACATGATGCAACGATTCCCAATAGTATAACCAGTCTATCAAAATTAAATTACCTCAGTCTCCGTGATTCTTCTAACATCTTGACACTGCCACAGTCGATTGGAGAAATTGAAGGCCTGATGTATCTTGATTTATCTGGTTGTTCGGGAATGAGAGAACTTCCAAAATCCTTCGGAGAGCTAAAAAAATTGGTGCATCTTGATTTGTCAAAATGCGTTTGTGTTTGCAATGTATCAGAGTTCTTGGGGAGCCTCACAGAACTGCAATATTTGAACTTGTCAGGATGTAGATCTATTGGAAATCTACACGCATCCTTGGGTGTCCTATCTGAGCTGCAATATTTGAACTTATCATTCAGCTCTTATGTTAATTGTAGAAAAACGAAATTATTCGATGCCTTCACCAAAGTGGAGCATTCGAACTTATCTTCAAGTCACTCTTGCCTCGAACAGCTCCCTGAAGTTTTGGGCAACCTCAATAAACTCAAGTTTTTAAACCTATCAGGTTCTTATTGTCTCAAAGAGTTGTCATGGTTATCTGGAAACCAGAAAAGTTTGGTGCATCTTGATTTATCGAAGTGCAGAGAGGTTAATTATATACCGGAAGCTTTTTCTGGATTTACCAATCTTCAATATTTGAATCTATCGGCATGCCTCCGGTATAGACTTGACAAGTCACCTGTATGTCAAATTGACCGTTTGATAGACCATATTAGTACCCTTTCCAATCTAGAGCATTTGGATTTGTCTAATAGTGGTGATGCTATTTGCTCTTTACCTGAAAGTCTCGGTAACCTTAGAAAGCTGCACACACTGAACCTCTCACACTGCAATATTACAAAGATACCAGAAAGTATAGGTACGATTGATAGTTTGAAGATGCTATATTTTAAGGGATGCTGGCTTCTTTCTAATGTACCGCAGCTCAGTGCTAGTTCCATATCATTACCACTTTTTGGCGTGCATGCTGGTGATGGTAAATCGAGCAGCAACCTTGTTCTCCTACAAGGCATGAATCCTGTTGAGCTGAAGATCATCCAACTTGAAAAAGTGAAGTCGGCGGAAGAAGCTATGTGTATAAAGTTGATGGAAAAGGAAAGACTTCAAGACTTGACTCTCCGGTGGACTGAAGATGCTCAGAGGTTTGTGGATGATGAAGTGTTGTTGGAGAAACTAGAGCCACCGAGCAGTTTAACTACATTGATTATACAATGGTATAATGGTGTCAGTTTTCCATCCTGGCTCAGCCAACTGCCAAACCTGACATGGCTAGCTCTCTACGATATGAAACATCTGGAAGAGTGGAGTGCATCAGACTCCAGTGGTGCGAACGACCTCAGGTTCCCTATGCTTGATTGTTTGTATATAAAAAGTTGCCCCAAACTGAGGATGCAATCGCTTCTTCCAAGAGCTAAACGTTGGTATATAAGTAAGAGTGATAATGCACTTTCATCATGGGGAGAGTGTACTATGTCAGACACCAGCTCTCCTTCTCTAGTAACTACTGAACTGGCTGTTGCAGACTGCGAGCTGCCTCTGCATCAGTGGAGACTGCTTGGCCATCTCTCTGGCCTCACTGAATTAAGGATGGAACGGTGTGGTGATCTGACCGGCACACCAGAGATAATCCAACATCTCTCTTCCCTCAAAGGTCTAAGCCTAACAGGCAAGGAACATGAAGAACTGCCGAAATGGTTGGGTGAGCTCACATCCCTTGAGAGGCTGTGCATAGATGCATACACAGGGATAAAGGAATTGGATGAGAGCATAAGGAAACTAAGAAAGCTACGAGAGCTAAAACTGTACAACTGTAACAGCATGTCATCGTTGCCCCATTGGCTGACAGAATTAACCTGTCTCAATACTCTTGTGATCAATTTTTGTGAGGGCATCAGGTCTTTGCCGGAGGGCATAGAACAACTCACCAACCTCAAGAAACTGAAAATTAACTGCCCTCATTTACAGAGGTAGTGCGAATCAGGGGAAAACAAGATGAATCTCGCTCACATCAATATATTGGTATGTACTGCTCCATTCGCTGTTGGTTTGAGTGACacattcttttgctgttctaatcTTCTTCCATCGTTCTTGGTTGGCCTATGCCAATTCTCTCTTGTCCTTTGTTCGCTTGGTTTGCTAACACATTTGCTGGCGTTGATTGCCAATTCCTTGTTGTTTCTAGTTGTGCTCTGGCATGTTCTCTTCAAAGTATGTCCTTGCTTGGTTTTGTTCTGTTCTGCCTGTCTGATTCTCCTCCAAAAAAATGTTTCGATTTCTTGAAATGTTCTTTCACGCAGAAGCGTCCACTTTTTCGTATGCAATTCATTCTTGTTTCTTTTATGTTAAAAAATGACACCTTGTTTCCCAAAATATAGCATAAAAGGATGGGTCCTTTGTTTTGGGGTGATCAGCAGGTCCATTATTTGAAATAGGATTGCATGCTGACTGCATATTTCTAATCAGAAACACATAGGCTACATCCTAGCAAAATTAAATTAATTCTAAGATTAATTTCCTGTTTGATGAATTGGAGCATAAAAATCTTGGGTTTTATCATTTCTGCCACTAGTTGTAAAATGCCATCGCTCCATTAGGCGCATGCTAAAAAATGCCACTAGACACCATTACTATTAGCTCAAAGCCCGTTTACCATGTTACATGACCAAAATGCCCATGGACCAACAtgtcagctctccctctatctcactatgaTAAAGTGTGTATTCCACTCGATCCCCAACGGTGTTCTTATTTTCCTCTAAACTTATTCgcttgcttactcctggcaagtgGGGCCCAGACTTATTATCATGAGATAGAGAGAGCTGACATATGGTTCTAGGGATATTTTGGTCATATTACATGGTGAATGGTTTTGACCTGATAGTAACACTGTCTAATGGCTTTTTTGAGCAAACACCTAACGGAACAATGATCTTTGAGGTGTCTAATGGCATTTGTTAGCAAGCATCTCACAAAACGATGGAATTTTTGagcagttgtaacttctaatggcaaaactgagtagtaggacacaactagtggcataaatgataaaaacccaaaaatcttactccctccgtcccataatataagaacgtttttgacactacactagtgtaaaaaatgttcttatattatgggacggagggagtagaaagcaACATGATGGTAGTTTGTCTTAAAAAGTAGAAACAAAACTGCTGCATGTAATTCGTTACATAATCCTTACATGAAAAAACGCCTAGAGTTTCATATACGTTGGCGCATAAGTGTTTTTCTTGCATTGTGAAACGAAGCCTTGTTATTCAAAACTTGCGATAAATTAAGGTGGAAAATAACAGAAAAGTACCGACCTGCTCCTATGCTTACAGGGGATATTTTTGCATTTCAGTCATGGAGACAGAGGTGATCATCAGGAGCACCTACACTTGTAACTGGTTTGCAAAATTCAACCGTAAACAAGCCTCTCGAACCGTCAAGATGAATCCAGCAAGGTGACCGCTTTTTTTTGTGATGCGGCCCACTTTGTTATTAAATTATTTGACTTCATCTGTTCTTAACTGTAACATTTAACGGGAGGTTTTCAGGTAATTTCCTGCTGGTCACCTTCGGCCATCCGTGCTATCCAACGGCATCAGCATCCTCTATCATAGCTTTCCCTTATGTTTTGCAAGTCCTGAAGACGCCCCCATCGATTTGCAGCCTTCCCCTGTTCCGCTTGCCCTTATGTTCAAGTGTGGATTAGGATTACAGAAAAGGTTGAATACATCGTTCTACTTCTACCTGGAAGACGCCCCCGCTGTTCATGGCGTTCCCCTGTTGTGCTTGGCCTTGGCGTTTAAGCGCCTGTTGAGATTCTGATGCATTAGATTGCGTTCATACAGAAGTTACATTGTGAGTTGTGTCATCAATTATTAGCCCTTTTTGTGGTCGCTCATGGACTGTGATATGTATAGCTTGTGAAATCACTTTGCTATTCATTTTGGCCAAAAGAAAGTTAACTATTCATTCCACTTTGCTGTATAAGACTTGATAGCGTGACTTTGCTGTATAAGGCTTGATAGCATGACATGGACCTCTGATACGCATCACGTTTTAATCTTCATGGCTGACTCTCCCTGTCTCCCTCCATCAGTATATTTTGTTTGGGTTATATTTTCTGTCGAGAATGATTATGGCATGGCTGTTCCCGTTGCTATGTTGCTAAAGTTTAATAGCTTGCTTGATTGTTTGAAGATTAGTGATGTGACCCAAATGTTATGCTGGACTGAATTAATGTGTGTCTGTCTGTCCATTGGACAGGCAGCCATGAAACTAGATTGGAAaacaagaagagaagagagagtgaAGCGCACCCAAGGTCCTCGAACTATTCCGAAGGTGTCATGTAGATCCTAAAACTATGAAGAGTGGCATCCAGGTCTTAAAAAGTCCTTGAAGTGTAATAATTGTGTATATATGTGACACCTCTGAAATAGTTCAAGGACCTACATGACATCTTTGAAATAGTTTGAGGACAAGGATGACACACATATTGCACTTTGAGGATCTGAATGATGAgtttcatagttcgaggacctatgtGACACCTCTGAAATAGTTCGAGGGCCTATGATGCACTTCACTCGAGAAGAGAGCAGCTGTGGAATGAATGCTCGGCGGTCAGCACGCAGGCCGCCGGTCCCCTTTTCTGGAGCATATGCATCCATGTACTTGTGTCGCGGCGCCAGCACGTCATCTCCCCATTGTCTAGCCTCTCCCTGATGGTGCCGTGGCCGGCCTGTGGTCACTCAACATtgctgtttttctgccagggacagTGAAAGTTCAGAGAAGTTCAGAAGTGATATTCAGGTGTCAAATTCAGAAAGAACTGCTTCTTTAGGAGCTTTGAGCATCTACAGCCCGACCCCCTATTTTTTCCCTAAACGCCCAGAACGTCCATCCAATCAAAAAAATTTGACCCAACTCCCTAAACGCCCGGACTGACCGGCGCACCTCAAACCCATCTTAAATTTGGGGTCAATATGAGGCTGCCCGGTCACGCCCGGGCACCTCCACTTACCCCACATGCAGTCACTCGAGCCTTCTTCCTCTGTCATCTCTATCTCCCGAGCTCAGAGCTGGTGCCCCGCGACGACGACCACAGGCGCGCTGGCTGCCGTGCACGCAGCCGCCGGGGCGCGGGCGTCTGTAGCCGCCATGCGTTGGCAACCAGGGCGCACGCGCGGGCGCGCGCAGGCGCCGTGCGCTGGCTGCCAGGGCGCGGACGCGGGCGGGGGCGGGCGTGCACAGCCGAGCGGCGACGGGCGTGCGTAGCCGATGTCCGCGGGCCGCCAGGGCGCAGGTGCAGGTGCGCAGCCCGAGCGACGACTCGCGCGGacgcgggcgcgcggcggcggctgccAAGGGCGCAGGCGGGTGCAGCCAAGGGCGCGTTGGCTGCCGGGGCGCGGGCAGGCGTGCTGGACGTCGCCGCGGCCGCCGTCCGCTGGCCGCCAGGGCGCAGGCACGGGCGTGGGCACGCGCAGCCGCCGGGGCGCGAACGCGGGCGCGCAGCCGAGTGGTGACGGGCGCGGATGTAGGCGCGCGCAGCCGTGTACGAGGGCGCAGGCGGGCGCAGCCACGGGCGCGCGGGCTGCCGGGGCGCGGGTGCAGCCTCGGTGTGCGCAGCCGCTGTGCGTGCAGACGGCGGCGTGCGTGCGTAGCTTGCATGTTGGCTGGCTTGCGTGCGGGCATGGCTTGCATGTCGGCTGCCAGCCTTTTCTTCTCGTCCTTTGTCTTCATCGATCatcgtgcgctggtgatgccgCTCACAAGGTGCTCGTTGAAATGTCTGAAACAATAAGGGATCAAGTAGGGGGTGTGGATAGATGCAAGCAAATGTTGAAATGTCTGAAAATATAAGGGGTCGACTAGGGGGTGTGCATAGATGCAAGCAAATATGAGAGGTCAAAACGAACAGGCATTTAAGTGACACTATTTGTACATTTtcgttgtagatgctcttagagcatcttcaacagacgATTAAAAATGCCTCACGTGTTGAAAACAGTCATTTTTGTGCGCCGAAAACAAAAAACAACACTTCAGCAGACGCGGTAAAATAGAGCGCGCATAAAAAGCTTTAGCTCACGGGTGTGCGCTGCAATTTTGGGGCACCGGATTGTGCGCGCAGGCTGCTGTAGGTGGGGCCGCCGGCTTGGGAACCATGGCTTGGGCACCATGGCTTGGGCACCGTGTTTTTATTCATCTGAAAAACCTCTTCGTCGCTCCCACTCACAAAAAGACTATTTTTGTGTTGTAAAAGAATTATTTCGTGCTAAGGCAAAGCGCGCCTGTTGAATATGCTCTTAGGAGCTTGTATGCAAGATGAGCTTTCCTGCTACGGAATGCCGAGTGAATTAGTTATGTTTTTGTGTAGTAATATGTCTCTCATTAATAAAATAAAGATTCACTTAC
Coding sequences within:
- the LOC123080985 gene encoding putative disease resistance RPP13-like protein 1; protein product: MAHLGGLIASALLKVVGDQIGSVLGGQIKLHRNFDKDLRTMKETLECVEAVLLDAERRAITDNEVRLWLKRLKDAMYAISDMLDDSEAGEVSRRKKLAAVVPFLTTVHKIKMANKMKTMREHVAEITAQHKAFNLMPGAGANKQKVTDTRVTTSSTLQAQIIGRTDEEEKILASVSKGITEQITFLPIYGIGGLGKTTMAKLIYNNNSQFQDYSRVWVYVSQTFDLNNIGNSIISQLSGNTSQDTNREMIHIALQKLFAEKQKILIVLDDLWEGSDFLLDDLKAMLMVEKASKVVVILTTRNESIAKKMSTRPHKLAPLTNDMCWTIIKQKSGFEEKDDKAKLEQIGMDIAMKCGGVGLAAQSLGYMLNSMPTSPEWESVRDSDIWTLSASDSEDTPSRQVIASLRLSYSSRPSYLKLCFAYCAIFPKGHKIVKDDLIRQWISLDFIKPTRTSSSHQLGEKYITELLGLSFLEHSKSSLTARVHPDDVTLFTMHDLVHDLARSVMDDEILVASKDGNLGGSNCHFALLDDCNKRLESPRIRALHFMDSAEIGLHDAAFPSAKSLRVLDLSQCCVHKLPDSIDRSKRLRYLNAPRIHDATIPNSITSLSKLNYLSLRDSSNILTLPQSIGEIEGLMYLDLSGCSGMRELPKSFGELKKLVHLDLSKCVCVCNVSEFLGSLTELQYLNLSGCRSIGNLHASLGVLSELQYLNLSFSSYVNCRKTKLFDAFTKVEHSNLSSSHSCLEQLPEVLGNLNKLKFLNLSGSYCLKELSWLSGNQKSLVHLDLSKCREVNYIPEAFSGFTNLQYLNLSACLRYRLDKSPVCQIDRLIDHISTLSNLEHLDLSNSGDAICSLPESLGNLRKLHTLNLSHCNITKIPESIGTIDSLKMLYFKGCWLLSNVPQLSASSISLPLFGVHAGDGKSSSNLVLLQGMNPVELKIIQLEKVKSAEEAMCIKLMEKERLQDLTLRWTEDAQRFVDDEVLLEKLEPPSSLTTLIIQWYNGVSFPSWLSQLPNLTWLALYDMKHLEEWSASDSSGANDLRFPMLDCLYIKSCPKLRMQSLLPRAKRWYISKSDNALSSWGECTMSDTSSPSLVTTELAVADCELPLHQWRLLGHLSGLTELRMERCGDLTGTPEIIQHLSSLKGLSLTGKEHEELPKWLGELTSLERLCIDAYTGIKELDESIRKLRKLRELKLYNCNSMSSLPHWLTELTCLNTLVINFCEGIRSLPEGIEQLTNLKKLKINCPHLQR